The DNA window TTACTGAGTCACCAACGTGCAGTAAAGGCTCAAAAAGCAGGCTATTTCGATTCAGAAATTGTGCCAGTTGAAGTTAAGCAGAAACGAACCACCGTGACTGTAACGGTTGACGAAGCACCACGATCAGATACTTCACTAGCGGTTTTAGCGAAACTAAAACCAGCTTTTAAATCTGACGGAAGTGTGACTGCGGGAAACGCCTCGGGAATTAATGATGGGGGAGCTGCTCTGGTTCTTGCTTCTGAAAGTGCAGTCAACCGATTAGGGTTAACTCCATTAGCTGAGTGGCAAGGATCCGCAGTTGTTGGTCTGGATCCAGCATTAATGGGTCTGGGGCCATATTATGCAATCAATAAGCTCTTAAAAAAACAGCAGATGTCGGCAGATGACGTAGAAACTTACGAAATTAATGAAGCGTTTGCGACCCAAGCCCTTGTTTGTCAGGACTTGCTTCATCTTGATCCTAGTACTGTCAATCCTTGGGGTGGAGCAATTGCGTTAGGCCATCCAGTTGGGTGTTCAGGCGCGCGAATTATTGTCACGATGATTAATGAAATGCATAAGGATAATCATGAACTTGGCATTGCTTCGCTGTGTGTTGGTGGCGGAATGGGTGAAGCGGTCCTGTTTAAGAAAATTTAGTACCAAGAATAACTTTCATTGTAAAAGGCAAGTAATTGAGGAAGCTTGAATTTTTTCTCAATTACTTGCCTGCTTTATTTTATTAAGCTAAATGTATTTTAAATAATTAACTATAACGGGCCTGTTTTGCGGAAATTAAATAGTAATAACTTTAAATTACAAAAATCTGCAACCGTTTTCCGAAATTTTGCGCAAGCGGTTGCACAAAAATTTTAAATTTGATATTATTAATATTGCAATAATGTATGAAACGCTTACAATAATCATAAGTGTCTTTTAGAACTATTTTATAAGTTAAGGAGTTGTTAGCAATGAGTCAAGAAAAGTCCACGGGGGCTGGATTACCTACTCTATCAAAGAGTACCATCTGGATGATCAACTTTGGATTCCTTGGTGTTCAGACAGCTTTTACTCTGCAGAGTTCTCAAATGAGTCGGATTTTCCAAACTATTGGGGCCGACCCTAACAACCTTGGCTGGTTCTTCATCTTACCACCATTAGCTGGTTTGATTGTTCAACCAATCATTGGTTATTATTCAGACCGTACATGGGCACCAAAGTTAGGTGGTCGGCGGTTGCCATACTTACTATTGGGAATGATTGTAGCTGTTATCGTTATGATTTTGCTTCCTAATTCAGGAAGTTTCGGTTTCGGGTATGGTTCGCTTGCTGCCCTTTGGTTCGGTGCAATTACTGTTGCTTTACTTGACCTTTCATCAAATGTGGCAATGCAGCCATTTAAGATGATGGTTGGTGATATGGTTAACGATGACCAAAAGAGTTATGCCTATGGGATTCAAAGTTTCTTATCTAACACAGGTGCTGTGTTAGCTGCCGTTTTCCCATTCATTTTAACTGCTTGGTTTGGGGTTCGTAACACTGCAAAACGAGGCGTTGTTCCAGATTCAGTTATTATCGCCTTCTACGTTGGGGCAGCCTTGTTAGTTGTTACTAGTTTATTTACAGTTTTCCGGGTTCATGAATATGACCCAGCAACTTACGCAAAGTACCATGGTATTTCTGAAGATGATAACAAAGAGGGTGGAAATTGGTTCACACTCTTAAAGCATGCACCAAAGGCATTCTGGACAGTTACCCTTGTTCAATTCTTCTGCTGGTTTGCATTCCAATACCTCTGGACATACTCAGCTGGGGCTATTGCGAAAAACGTTTGGAATACTGTTGATGCTACCTCTGCTGGTTATCAGGCTGCTGGTAACTGGTACGGTGTGCTTGCGGCTGTTCAATCAATCGCTGCTGTTATTTGGTCATACGTTTTAGCTAAGGTGCCGAACAAGTACCACAAGCTTGGTTACGGTGGTAGTTTACTTCTTGGTGCTCTTGGGTTCATTTCAGTGTTCTTTGTTCATGATCAATGGACGTTGATTGTTTCATACACCCTTGTCGGAATTGCTTGGGCTGCGATGAACACTTACCCATTAACAATTGTTACAAACGCATTGACTGGTAAGCACATGGGTACATACCTTGGATTATTCAACGGTTCAATTTGTTTACCACAAATTGTTGCTTCATTATTGAGTTTTGCTTTATTCCCATTATTTGGACACTCACAAGTTCACATGTTTATCCTTGCTGGTATTGTAATGGCTCTTGGTGCTCTTTCAGTTGCCACAATCAAGGAAACTTATGCTGAATAGGAGTTATTTAATAAAAAAATTAATTAAGTTATAATAAAGGCAGGTTAAAAACTACCTTTATTTCAGATGAAAGGAATTGAGATTTCAATGAAACGTACATTTGATATTGCCCCTTGGCATGTTGCTACTCACAAATGGGACCCACAAGACAAGCGTTTACAAGAATCAATGACTAGTTTAGCCAATGAAAATCTTGGTATGCGCGGCTTCTTTGAAGAAGGTTACAGTGGTGACCACATGGAAGGTATCTACCTCGGGGGAGTTTGGTTCCCTGACAAGACTCGTGTTGGTTGGTGGAAGAATGGTTATCCTAAGTACTTTGGTAAGATGATCAATGCTGTCAACTTCATGAAGTTAATCATTAAGGTTAATGGTGAACAACTCGACTTAGCAAAGCAAACACCAAAAGACTTTAAGCTTGATCTTGACATGAAGCGTGGTGTTTTAGAACGACGCTTTACTGTTGAAATTGGTGGTACTGAAATGTACTTCAATTTTGAACGTTTTGTTAGTGTTACCCAAAAAGAATTAGTTGGTCAACGTCTCCACATTAAGAACCGTGGCGACAGTGATGCTAAGGTTGAAATTACCAGCATGATTGATGCTGATGTATACAACGAAGACGCTAACTACGATGAACAATTCTGGAACGTTTTAGGCAAGTCTGCTGATGGCGAACATGCTGAATTAACTTCTATGACTAAGAAGAATGATTTTGGTACTCCACAATTCATCGTTGGAATGAAGACTACTTCAAAGACTAACCTTGACCACGTGGATGACGGTACTGACGAAAAGCACGCTTACAACACATTTGCTGGTACTGTAGCTGCTGGTAAAGAAGTTAACTTTGAAAAGCGTAGTATCGTAATGACTTCTCGTGATTACGATTCTCAAGCAGATATTGAAAAGAACTTGGATGTATTAGGCGACCAACTTGATAATCAAAGTTTTGACGATTTACTCGATCCACATATTAAAGAATGGGCAGATCGTTGGGTTAAGTCTGATGTTGAAATTGAAGGTGACGAAGGAGCTCAACAGGGTATTCGTTTCAACCTCTTCCAACTCTTCTCTACTTACTACGGTCAAGATTACCGTCTTAACATCAGTCCAAAGGGATTCACTGGTGAAAAGTACGGTGGTGCTACTTACTGGGATACTGAAGCTTACTGTATTCCTGTTTACCTTGGGGTTGCAGACCCAGAAGTCGCTCGTAACTTATTAATGTACCGTTACAAGCAATTAGATGGTGCCTTTGTTAACGCTAAGCAACAAGGACTTGCTGGTGCATTATTCCCAATGGTTACCTTCAACGGTATCGAATGTCACAACGAATGGGAAATTACCTTTGAAGAAATCCACCGTAACGGGGACATTGCCTTTGCTATTTACCTTTACACTAAGTACACTGGCGACAAGTCATACGTTCTTAACGAAGGTGCAGAAGTTCTTACTGAAATTTCTCGTTTCTGGGCTGACCGTGTGCACTACTCCCAAAACAAGAATAAGTACATGCTTCATGCCGTAACTGGTCCTGATGAATACGATAACAACGTAAACAACGACTGGTACACTAACCTTCTTTGTCGTTGGACTCTTCAATACACCCTTGACATCTTAGACCAAGTAGATGAAAAGGTAGCTAAGAAGCTTAATGTTTCAGAAGACGAAAAGCGCAAGTGGAAGGGCATTGTAGACAACATGTACCTTCCTTATGACAAGGAAAAGGACATCTTCCCAGAAAACGATGGCTTCATGGACAAGGACTTGACTCCAGTTTCTGAAATTCCAAGTGACCAATTACCACTTAACCAACACTGGTCATGGGATAAGATCTTACGTTCACCATACGTAAAACAAGGTGACGTTATCCAAGGTCTCTGGGACTTCATCGATGACTTTACTAAGGAAGAAAAGAAGAACAACTTTGACTTCTACGAACAATTTACTGTTCACGAATCAAGTCTTTCTGCTTCCGTTTACTCAATTATCGCTGCTGATATTGGTTACGAAGACAAGGCCGTTGAATTGTATGAACGTTCAGCACGTCTTGACCTTGATAACTACAACAACGATACTTCTGATGGACTTCACATCACTTCAATGACTGGTTCATGGCTTGATATTGTTCAAGGATTTGCTGGTATGCGTGTTCGTGATGGTCAATTGCACTATGCACCATTCTTACCTAAGAAGTGGGATTCATACCAATTCCGTCAAATGTTCCGTGGTCGGATCTTGAAGGTTAAGGTTGACAAGCATGGTACTAAGATCGATCTTGTATCAGGTGACCCAATTACCATCGATCTTGACGGTAAGAAGCTTGAATTAAAGTAATTCTTGGAGGCATTTGAGATGAAGTTTGAAGATTTGAAAGGTTTTGCATTTGATCTTGACGGTGTTATTGCTGACACTGCTCGTTTTCACGGTCAAGCATGGCACCAATTAGCTGACAAGGTTGGAACTGAATGGACTCCAGAACTGGCTGACGCATTAAAGGGTGTTAGTCGGATGGATTCTTTGGAATTAATCTTGAAGGCTGGCGGCCATGAAAATGACTATACTCAAGACGAAAAAGAAGCTTTGGCAACTGAAAAGAATGATAACTATATTAAATTAGTTGAAACTCTAACACCTGCTGATATTCTTCCAGGAATGAAAGATTTCTTAGATGAATTGAAAGCTAATGGTTACCACATTGTATTAGCTTCTGCTTCTAAAAATGCGCCAAAGGTTCTTAAGTATTTGCAATTAACTGATTACTTTGAAGGAATCGTTAATCCAGCAAACTTAAGTCATGGTAAGCCAGATCCAGAAATTTACCAAGAAGCAGCTAAATTAATGGATCTTCCAGCTGACCAAGTAGCAGGACTTGAAGATGCCCAAGCCGGAATTGAATCAATTAATCGTGCTGGTGAATTATCAATTGGTTTTGGTGCTGATTTGCAGGATGCTGATGTTAAGTTCGATAAGACTGGCGACGTATCCTTAGCTGCTATTAAAGCGCAAATGAATTAAGATCCAATTTCTCTCTTTTAACAATCCGTAAAGACGTACTTAGAATAATCTAGGTGTGCCTTTTTTTATGTGAAATTTATGAAAAGAAAAATCGTTATAATAACAACAATCATTCTAATTAGTTGCTTATGGGTAGTAGTTGCGATTAACTTTAATCGGCCGTCCCTTCAGCCAGTTCAAGATGAAACACAGTCAAGTCAACAACCGCGGCCAAAATTTACCGACCAACAAATTGGGGTTTTGGCTGGATTGGCAATATCTCCCGACTGGTTAAAACAAAATATTGCTGCAAATCAACTCGTTTATGGAATTGTTAAGCCTTCTGATACCGTTCCAGCCGGAGTAAATGATTATAGCTATTTAGTAGCCGCTGACGACCAAGATGGAACGGTAATTTTCTTTAAAGTTGAAGGCCAAACGGTGATCATAAAATATACTTCTCAGCGAAATGCAAAACTAAAAACAAAGGACTTAACCTTGACGCAACTAAGAAAAGAATTCTACCAAACTAAGTCACAAAAAAAGCAAGTAGATAACTATATAGCAGGATTGCGGACCGAGTAAAATTTAAGGCATCTTAAAAATGCTATTTTCAGGGTATTCTTTAGTGATGAGTACTGTATAATATTCAAATTAAAGGAGGAAACTGTGATGTCAATTTATGGCCCATATGAGCAGATTTTGTCAAATATTCTTTCCCTCACAACTGATCGGATCAAAGAACTAAATCAGCAAACAGTGCAGGATAAGCAACCAAAACTTTATGAACATTTAATTGCCCGGGTGAAGACTTCCGAGAGTATGGCAGAAAAATGCCAGCGAAAAGGCTATCCGGTCTCTACTGAATCGGCCTTACGAAAATGTCGCGATGCAGTTGGAATCAGAATTGTTTGTAATTTCATCGATGATATTGACCGTTGCCTTTACCAATTACGTCAAGCTGACTGGTGTGAGGTTATTAAGGAAAAAGATTATATTACAAATGCAAAGCCAAATGGGTATCGGAGCTATCACGTCATTATTGATGAAACAGTTCCATATCAAGATATTGAAGGAAATAACCCCGGACATTTTTATGTTGAAATTCAGTTACGAACGATCGCAATGGACTCATGGGCAAGCCTTGAACATGAGATGAAATATAAACATAATATTAAAAATCCAGAGCGAATTGGCCGTGAACTTAAACGTTGTGCTGACCAATTAGCATCGTGCGACGTTCAAATGCAAACAATCCGGCAATTAATTAATTCTAGTGAGGAAGGCGAATAAAATGCGAATCCTTGTAGCAGAAGATGAACAGCAGCTATCTCATGTATTAAGTTCAGCGATGACAGCGAGTGGTTATCAAGTTGATATTGCTAATAACGGCCAAGAAGCGGTTGAGCAGGCGAAAGAAAATGCTTATGATGTCATAATTTTAGACATCATGATGCCTGTTAAATCAGGATTGGAAGCATTAAAAGAAATTAGGGCAACTGGTAATCCCACATATATTATGATGTTAACGGCAATGGGTGAAGAAGATGATAAGGTAACTGGTCTTGATGCCGGTGCTGACGATTACTTGACTAAGCCATTTTCGTTAAAAGAACTACTTGCTCGTTTGCGCTCCCGTCAACGCCGAGACGATTCTTACCAAGTAGATGTTCTTGAATTTGGTGATTTGACTCTTAATGGAAATGATCAATCGCTTGAAAGTCATAATTCGATTAGTTTAATGAATCGGGAAAATCGTTTACTTCAGTATTTTATTTTGAATGCTAATAAAGAACTATCAGTAAATGAACTTATCAGTCATGTTTGGGATGAGAATGAAACCGCTGATCAAGAAGATCTCTGGATTAATATCTGTTATTTACGGCAAAAATTACAGGCAATTCAATCTCAAGTAACAATTAGTGGTGAAAAAACTGGACCGTTTATGATTGTATACTAGGGGGCCAAGGAATAATTCAACGTTTTCGCTATAAATTTATTGCAATCTCAACTGCGGCGTTATTATTTGTGATTTTGACAATTGTTGGCAGTATTTGTACCCTCACTTACTATCAATCGCACCAAGAAATTGAACGGGTATTGACGATTTTAGTAAATAATGATGGTCAAATTCCTCGAAAAGGGATCCGGACTACTGACAATAGTCAACCTCAATTTTCACGTGAGGGCCTTCATCAATATCGTTATTTTGCTGTACTGGTCGATAATAAAAATCAAGTAACGGAAGTGCGAGATGATCATATTGCAACGGTTACGCCACAGGATGCCCGGGCAATGACAGACCGGCTTATAAGAAGAAAGGTGCATAGCGGACAGTTACTATATCAAGGGGTAAATTATGCTTATAAGATTCGGAATAACGACAGTGAGAAAGTAATTGTCTTTCTTGATGAATCGCTTCTCATGGCCCGGACGCGATCCCTAATGCATACGGGGTTGATCTTAGGGGTAATTGTTTTAGTTCTGTACACTATTGTTTTAACCCTTTACTCCCGTCGTGCAATTCGGCCAATTATTGAGGCAGAGCAGCGGCAAAAAGAATTTATAACTAATGCTAGTCACGAACTAAAAACACCATTGACAGTTATTTCAGCGAATAATGAAATGCAAGAGATTATCAATGGGGAGAATGAATGGACAGCAAATACCAAGCAACAGGTTACCCGCTTGACAAAGTTAATTAATAACCTGGTGTCCCTTGCGCGTATGCAAGAACAACCGACATTAACGATGGTACCAGTAAATGTAAGTCAAATTGCTGGGGATGTGGCTAGTAGTTTCAAGAGTGTGATTTCAACCGACCAAAAACAGTTCCGTGTACAAATTGATGAAGGCTTGGTGGCAAACGGTGATGAAAATATGCTGCGGGAACTGCTGAATATTTTGCTTGATAATGCGAATAAGTATTGTGATCCTCAGGGTGAAATTGATTTTACAGTGGCCTCACCTAATCATAGTAAGAATATCGTTATTACGATTGCGAACAGCTATAAGGATGGTAAAAGTCTGGATGTTAAAAAATTCTTTAACCGTTTTTACCGGGTTGATGAATCGCATACTCAAGGAAAAAAGGCTGGCTTTGGGATTGGGCTTTCGATGGCTCAATATATTGTTAAACAATTTAAAGGGAAAATTACAGCGAAGTATACAAATGGTAAATTAGCTTTTATCGTGACGTTAAAAGAAGTAGGAAAGTAAGAATGAAATTTTGGCGACTTAAGATTGGAATATATGCAGTTGTTTGGAGCCTAATAATTGGTATACTGACAGCGGCGTATTTAAACTTAGTTAACTGGGTAATTGATTTAGTTTGGCATCAATACCTTGATACGGCAGTTGGTGGTAAATGGTATCCGTTTTTAGTATGTATTCCATTGGGATTTTTGATTGGTTTCTTGAATGAGCGATGGGGTAATTACCCGTTAACGATTGAACAAGTGCTGACGCAAGTAAGGTTGAAGGGGCAATTAAATTATCATAATTGGTGGAAGTCTTTTATTCTTGGCTTATTGGCCTTTGGAGCAGGAGGAAGCATCGGGCCGGAAGCTTCTACAACAGTCTTAACTAGCAGCATGATTAATTGGCTTGGTGACCGTATGCGCTGGGCAACTTCAATGCGCCAGAAAGTTTCTCTTTGGTACGGTAAAATGCAAACGCAAGATTTAGCCCGTGCCCCTAGATTCAGTCAGCTTTTTAAAAATAAATATCAACGAGTCTTTGTTATTTCAGGATTAGTTGGAATTGGAATAGTAGGCGCGGCGATTGTTTTTAAGCTTTTTCCTGAAGAAGGTGTTTTTGGGATTCATCACCGGATCATTAATTGGGAGTGGATCAATTTATTAACGAGTATTCCAACGCTTATCATCGGGATTGCTTTTGGGTGGCTGTTTGTTCACTTAGAAAATTGGGCTGCGCTGATAATTAACGCAAAAATAAATAAGATTTGGCAAGGTGGGATTTTTGGGCTAATTTTAGCGGTTAGCTCGTTGATCACAAGCGATATTTTATTTTCTGGTGAGTTTAGAATTGTTCCTTTTACTCACGAAGCCTTTAATCATTCAATCACCTTCCTATTAGTTGTAGCGCTCGTAAAAGCCGTAATGAGTAATTTGGGGTTTGCAATGGGATGGCGGGGAGGAACGATTTTTCCGGCTATCTTTTCGAGTGTCGCGGTAGGAACTGCCTGTGCGATGATGTTGCCTGGAGACGTACGAGTAAATGCAATTGTTGTGATTGCGGCAAGCCTTACCTTTATTTTAGAAAAACCACTATTAACAATTATCCTACTGTTATTATTAGTGCCGATTGAACTAGCTCCTGTAATCATTCTTGTTTGCTTCTTAGTAGGAAGGATTATTAAACTTTTTCCTGCTAGTGAATAGAAAATCTTTAATATCTTTTGTATAACAAGGAAGATTGAGTGCTTGCTAAGCGTGAAAGATTATTTAAATTTAGTTTTATTAATATCTAGTTGTTTATATGATAAAAGTCGTGTATCTTTATTAAAAAACAATTAGAGAATGGGGCGATAATGTGTTTAGCAGAATTGGTCAATTAATATTCGATAATGAAGCTGTTGCAAAGACTTCTGATTTTACAATGGGTCTTGAGATTGAAATGCAACGAGTAGACGAAGATGGCAACCTAAGCCTTGAGCCATATCCGTCAGCGATTGGGGATGAGAAGACTAATCCATGGATTACCAATGATTTTTTAGAAACAATGGCTGAAATGGTAACTCCTTCTGCCCAACATTCTCTTGATGCAATGCATTATTTGTATGTTATCAATAATACATTGCGATCGGCTCTTGCTCCCGGTGAGTTATTATGGCCGCTATCCATGCCCCTACGACTTCCTAAAGATAAGACTAAATTGCGGTTAGCTAAAATGGGACCGAAAAAAGAAGCTTATTTGAAGGAATGGGCAAAACGTCATGGATACTCGCAAGGAACGCCTTGTGGAGCGCATATTAACTTGAGTATTGATCAGCACATTATTGAGCTAGTCCTTAATGCTCTCCCAGAACGCTTTAATAGTGAGCGTGAAGTGCGGAACTATTTATATACTATCTTGGCACAAGGTTTTGTTCGATATCGATGGCTTCTTACATATCTTTATGGTGCAAGCCCAATTGTTGAAGAAAATTATTTTGAACCGGGAAAAGAGTTGCCTCATCCGATTCGGAGCGTGCGGCAAAGTCAATACGGTTTTGGGACCAAATTTACCGGTGATTTTACTAATCTCGATCGTTACATTGCACGGATTGAAGAAGGAGTTAAAGCAGGGATTTTAACATCGGATTACGAATTTCATGGTCCGGTGAGGTTCAAAGGAAACACGGATTTAAAAAAGTTGCCTGAACATGGAATTGAGTATTTAGAATTACGAATGCTCGATTTAGATCCTAGCAGTTCAGTGGGAGTTCGGACTGGTACACTAAGATTTATTCGTTTATTAGCAAGTTACTTGATCATGCAGCCGCCATTAAAAGAAAACGAAGTAGAAGAAATGTTGGTGACTGCCGATAAAATGAATGAAGTTGTGGCCGAGGAAAATCCCCAAGCAACTTGCAGATATCAGGCCAAAGCTCGTGCTGTCCTCAAAAGTTTAGAGCGGTATGCCAATCAAATCCAACTCGGTCCAGAATATTCCGAAGTTCTGGAAGACTTAGAAGATCGGGTCGAAAATCCACTAACTACCTCGAGTGCTAAACTCTTAAACTATGTAAAGGATGGCTCACTCACTGAGTATGCGTTGCGTCGTGCCAAACGTTACCAACAAGCGGCACAGGAAACAATCCATCCTTTCAAAGGGTTTGAAGATGGACGAATCTATACTGCTGATGAGCTTCGAAAAGAATTAACATTGTAACCTTTTCAACGAGAAGCTAGCTCCAGTAAGCAATAATAGGCCTCCAACGTTCGAGTTTACCGGGCGTTGGAGGCCTATTATTCTATGCTTTTTTTTGAAAGTAACTTAACTTATGTCACTGCCCCTCCACTATTTATTTAACCGCTTTTTTTGCTCTAGCAATTAAGTCAGCAAAAATAGCGCGTGAATAATCATAATGTTTAAACATGTTTTCTGGATGCCATTGAACTGCTAAGATTTGATCAGAGTTAATGGTTTCCACGGCTTCTGGCACCTGATCATCAGCCCATGCCGTTACATGAAGTGGTTCAGCAATCTGATTTAGTGATTGATGATGACGTGAATTAACATATGGTCTGGGTCCTACTAAGTTAAATAATCGACTTGCCTTGTCTGTATTAACGTGGTGGGAAGGAAAATTTCCTGGGGCATCTTGAGAATGCTTAAGTGTTTGATGGGGATTTTCCGAAAGATCTTGGTATAAAGTCCCACCAAGTGCAACATTTAGTACCTGCATTCCACGACAGATCCCCATCATTGGTTTTCCGGCATTAAACGCAGCTGTAGCAAGACTAATTTCAAATTGATCTCGTTTAAGATATGTGGAACCTAATTTTTGGTGCGGTTCTTCGTTGAAAAAGGTTGGATCGACATCACTTCCTCCAGCAAAGATAATCCCATCAAAAAGATCAAGGTAGGATGGTGCTAGTGAAGCAGCAACACTAGGAAGAATAACGGGTAATCCTCCTGACTTGATAATGGCTTCTATTAATGGGCGAGGTGCGAAGGCAGCATTTCGCTCGTTAATGATGTTTGTAGCTTCAGTTAATGTATCTGCAGGAATAGCAATTCGTGGATGCATATAACCCCTCCTCATTTAGTTCTCATGA is part of the Limosilactobacillus reuteri genome and encodes:
- a CDS encoding acetyl-CoA C-acetyltransferase, yielding MEKVYIVAAQRTPIGKFNGQLASKSAVELGAIAIKAAVEKAKLSGNDIDQVLMGNVIQAGTRQNPARQASMAAGLGEQVPAITINDVCASGMSSVDLAASLIRAGQANVIVAGGMESMSQAPYILPKARNGYRFGNGTLLDAMQSDALNDVYGGYPMGITAENINDKYQITRHQQDEFALLSHQRAVKAQKAGYFDSEIVPVEVKQKRTTVTVTVDEAPRSDTSLAVLAKLKPAFKSDGSVTAGNASGINDGGAALVLASESAVNRLGLTPLAEWQGSAVVGLDPALMGLGPYYAINKLLKKQQMSADDVETYEINEAFATQALVCQDLLHLDPSTVNPWGGAIALGHPVGCSGARIIVTMINEMHKDNHELGIASLCVGGGMGEAVLFKKI
- a CDS encoding SLC45 family MFS transporter, with translation MSQEKSTGAGLPTLSKSTIWMINFGFLGVQTAFTLQSSQMSRIFQTIGADPNNLGWFFILPPLAGLIVQPIIGYYSDRTWAPKLGGRRLPYLLLGMIVAVIVMILLPNSGSFGFGYGSLAALWFGAITVALLDLSSNVAMQPFKMMVGDMVNDDQKSYAYGIQSFLSNTGAVLAAVFPFILTAWFGVRNTAKRGVVPDSVIIAFYVGAALLVVTSLFTVFRVHEYDPATYAKYHGISEDDNKEGGNWFTLLKHAPKAFWTVTLVQFFCWFAFQYLWTYSAGAIAKNVWNTVDATSAGYQAAGNWYGVLAAVQSIAAVIWSYVLAKVPNKYHKLGYGGSLLLGALGFISVFFVHDQWTLIVSYTLVGIAWAAMNTYPLTIVTNALTGKHMGTYLGLFNGSICLPQIVASLLSFALFPLFGHSQVHMFILAGIVMALGALSVATIKETYAE
- a CDS encoding glycoside hydrolase family 65 protein, with amino-acid sequence MKRTFDIAPWHVATHKWDPQDKRLQESMTSLANENLGMRGFFEEGYSGDHMEGIYLGGVWFPDKTRVGWWKNGYPKYFGKMINAVNFMKLIIKVNGEQLDLAKQTPKDFKLDLDMKRGVLERRFTVEIGGTEMYFNFERFVSVTQKELVGQRLHIKNRGDSDAKVEITSMIDADVYNEDANYDEQFWNVLGKSADGEHAELTSMTKKNDFGTPQFIVGMKTTSKTNLDHVDDGTDEKHAYNTFAGTVAAGKEVNFEKRSIVMTSRDYDSQADIEKNLDVLGDQLDNQSFDDLLDPHIKEWADRWVKSDVEIEGDEGAQQGIRFNLFQLFSTYYGQDYRLNISPKGFTGEKYGGATYWDTEAYCIPVYLGVADPEVARNLLMYRYKQLDGAFVNAKQQGLAGALFPMVTFNGIECHNEWEITFEEIHRNGDIAFAIYLYTKYTGDKSYVLNEGAEVLTEISRFWADRVHYSQNKNKYMLHAVTGPDEYDNNVNNDWYTNLLCRWTLQYTLDILDQVDEKVAKKLNVSEDEKRKWKGIVDNMYLPYDKEKDIFPENDGFMDKDLTPVSEIPSDQLPLNQHWSWDKILRSPYVKQGDVIQGLWDFIDDFTKEEKKNNFDFYEQFTVHESSLSASVYSIIAADIGYEDKAVELYERSARLDLDNYNNDTSDGLHITSMTGSWLDIVQGFAGMRVRDGQLHYAPFLPKKWDSYQFRQMFRGRILKVKVDKHGTKIDLVSGDPITIDLDGKKLELK
- the pgmB gene encoding beta-phosphoglucomutase; amino-acid sequence: MKFEDLKGFAFDLDGVIADTARFHGQAWHQLADKVGTEWTPELADALKGVSRMDSLELILKAGGHENDYTQDEKEALATEKNDNYIKLVETLTPADILPGMKDFLDELKANGYHIVLASASKNAPKVLKYLQLTDYFEGIVNPANLSHGKPDPEIYQEAAKLMDLPADQVAGLEDAQAGIESINRAGELSIGFGADLQDADVKFDKTGDVSLAAIKAQMN
- a CDS encoding Lreu_0056 family protein, giving the protein MKRKIVIITTIILISCLWVVVAINFNRPSLQPVQDETQSSQQPRPKFTDQQIGVLAGLAISPDWLKQNIAANQLVYGIVKPSDTVPAGVNDYSYLVAADDQDGTVIFFKVEGQTVIIKYTSQRNAKLKTKDLTLTQLRKEFYQTKSQKKQVDNYIAGLRTE
- a CDS encoding GTP pyrophosphokinase — encoded protein: MSIYGPYEQILSNILSLTTDRIKELNQQTVQDKQPKLYEHLIARVKTSESMAEKCQRKGYPVSTESALRKCRDAVGIRIVCNFIDDIDRCLYQLRQADWCEVIKEKDYITNAKPNGYRSYHVIIDETVPYQDIEGNNPGHFYVEIQLRTIAMDSWASLEHEMKYKHNIKNPERIGRELKRCADQLASCDVQMQTIRQLINSSEEGE
- a CDS encoding response regulator transcription factor, translated to MRILVAEDEQQLSHVLSSAMTASGYQVDIANNGQEAVEQAKENAYDVIILDIMMPVKSGLEALKEIRATGNPTYIMMLTAMGEEDDKVTGLDAGADDYLTKPFSLKELLARLRSRQRRDDSYQVDVLEFGDLTLNGNDQSLESHNSISLMNRENRLLQYFILNANKELSVNELISHVWDENETADQEDLWINICYLRQKLQAIQSQVTISGEKTGPFMIVY
- a CDS encoding HAMP domain-containing sensor histidine kinase yields the protein MIQRFRYKFIAISTAALLFVILTIVGSICTLTYYQSHQEIERVLTILVNNDGQIPRKGIRTTDNSQPQFSREGLHQYRYFAVLVDNKNQVTEVRDDHIATVTPQDARAMTDRLIRRKVHSGQLLYQGVNYAYKIRNNDSEKVIVFLDESLLMARTRSLMHTGLILGVIVLVLYTIVLTLYSRRAIRPIIEAEQRQKEFITNASHELKTPLTVISANNEMQEIINGENEWTANTKQQVTRLTKLINNLVSLARMQEQPTLTMVPVNVSQIAGDVASSFKSVISTDQKQFRVQIDEGLVANGDENMLRELLNILLDNANKYCDPQGEIDFTVASPNHSKNIVITIANSYKDGKSLDVKKFFNRFYRVDESHTQGKKAGFGIGLSMAQYIVKQFKGKITAKYTNGKLAFIVTLKEVGK
- a CDS encoding chloride channel protein, with the translated sequence MKFWRLKIGIYAVVWSLIIGILTAAYLNLVNWVIDLVWHQYLDTAVGGKWYPFLVCIPLGFLIGFLNERWGNYPLTIEQVLTQVRLKGQLNYHNWWKSFILGLLAFGAGGSIGPEASTTVLTSSMINWLGDRMRWATSMRQKVSLWYGKMQTQDLARAPRFSQLFKNKYQRVFVISGLVGIGIVGAAIVFKLFPEEGVFGIHHRIINWEWINLLTSIPTLIIGIAFGWLFVHLENWAALIINAKINKIWQGGIFGLILAVSSLITSDILFSGEFRIVPFTHEAFNHSITFLLVVALVKAVMSNLGFAMGWRGGTIFPAIFSSVAVGTACAMMLPGDVRVNAIVVIAASLTFILEKPLLTIILLLLLVPIELAPVIILVCFLVGRIIKLFPASE